Within the Thermus oshimai DSM 12092 genome, the region GCTTTAAGATGGGGGTATACCCCAGTTCCCGCGCATCGCCGTGGCCGCCCTTCTCCGGCGCCTGGCCCATGGGGAGCGCCCGGAAGACCTTCTCCGGGATTATCCCCAGCTCACCCTCGAGGACATCCAGGAGGCTTTGGCCTACGCCGCTTGGCGTTTGGAGGAGGAAGCGCACGCCCTTGCATGAGGCTTTTGGTGGCCATGAACCTCTCCCCTAGGTGGCGGGAGGCCCTTTGGTGGGGGGAAGTGGGCCCGCCCGATGAGGTGCTTTTCGCCTGGGCGCGCGAATCGGGCTACATTATCCTTACCGCCGATCTAGACTTTTCCCGCCTTCTTGCCTTGACCGGAAGCAAAGGGCCCAGCGTGATCCTCCTTCGGCGGAGCCCCCGGAGGCCCTGGAGCCGGTTCTGGAGATTTGGCCAGGCCTTGGAGGAAGGGGCCATCGGACGGCACCCGCCTCCTTCCCCTTTAGGGGCGGGGTAGAATGGCCTAAAGGGCTTTCGCGCCCGGGGGCAGGCATGGAGAAGCTATACGAGGGCAAGGCAAAGATCCTCTACCCGGAAGGGGAGCACCTCCGCGTCTACTTCAAGGACGAGGCCACGGCCTTCAACGCCCAGAAAAGGGGGGTCATCCCGGGCAAGGGGGTGGTGAACAACAAGGTCTCCGCGGCCCTTTTCCGCCTCCTCATGGCCCAGGGCATCCCCACCCATTTCCTGGAGGAGCTTTCCGACCGGGAGATGCGGGTGAAGCGGGTGGAGATCATCCCCCTCGAGGTCATCGTCCGCTACCGGGCGGCGGGCAGCTTCGCCCGGCGCTACGGCCTGGAGGAGGGCATGCCCCTTAGGGCCCCTTTGGTGGAGTTCTCCCTCAAGAACGACGCCTTAGGGGACCCCTTGATCTGCAAGGAGGCGGTGCTCGCCCTGGGGCTCGCCACGGAAGAGGAGGTGGAAACCCTCACCCGCCTGGCCCTAAGGACGGGGGAGGTCCTAAGGGCCTTCTTCCTGGAGCGGGGGCTTGAGCTTGTGGACTTCAAGCTGGAGTTCGGCCGCCACGGGGGGGAGATCCTCCTCGCGGACGAGATCAGCCCGGACACCATGCGGCTTTGGGACCTGAAGACCGGCGAGCCCATGGACAAGGACCGTTTCCGCAAGGACCTGGGGGGTGTGGAGGAGGCCTACCAAGAGGTCCTGAGGCGGGTGTTGGGGTGAAGATGCGCTACCAGGCGACCATTCTCATAGAGCTCAAAGAGGGCATCCTGGACCCCCAGGGCCGGGCGGTGGAGGGGGTCCTAAAGGGCCTAGGCCACGAGGTGGAGGCGGTGCGGGTGGGGAAGGTCTTGGAGGTGGTCTTCCCCGCAAGCGGCGAGGCGGAGGCCCGGGAAAAGGCCCAGGCCATGGCCCGCCTCCTGGCGAACCCCGTGATGGAAACCTGGACCCTGGAGGCCTTGAAACCCCTATGAGGTGGGCCATCGTCCGCTTCCCCGGCTCCAACTGCGACGAGGACGCCCGCTTTGCCTTTGAGCGGGCGGGGATGGAGGCGGAGTTCGTCTGGCACACGGAGCGGGAGCTAAAGGGCTTTGACGGGGTCTTCCTCCCCGGGGGGTTCAGCTACGGGGACTACCTCCGTGCGGGGGCCCTGGCCGCCAAGAGCCCCATCATGGAGGAGGTCCGGCGGTTCGCCCGGGAGGGGCGGTACGTGATCGGGGTGTGCAACGGCTTCCAGGTCCTCACGGAGGCCGGGCTTCTCCCCGGGGCCCTCCTCGCCAACCTCAACCTCCACTTCACCTGCAAGTGGGTGGGGGTGCGGGTGGAGCGGAACGACCTCCCCTTCACCCGGCGGTACGAGAAGGGCCAGGTCCTGAGGCTGCCCATCGCCCACGCGGAGGGGCGGTACTACGCGGACCCCGAGACCTTGAGCCGCTTGGAGGGGGAGGGCCTCATCCTCTTCCGCTACGCCCCCTTAAAGGGGGAGGAGGACTATAATCCCAACGGGAGCCTTCTGGACATCGCGGGCATCGTGAACGAAGGGGGGAATGTTCTGGGGATGATGCCCCACCCCGAGCGGGCGGTGGACGAGGTCCTGGGGGGGACGGACGGCCTGCCCCTTTTCCTGGGCCTGAAGGAGGGAAGATGAAACCCAAAGCCATCACCTTTGATTTCTGGGGCACCCTCTTCACCGAGGGGCCGGCGTTTTTGGAAAAGGTCATGCCCGCGCGGTACGAGATCCTCCTGGACGCCCTTTCCGAGGCCGGGCACCCCGCGGAGGAGGGGGAGGTGCGGGAGGCCTACCGGCAGGCGGCCCTGGCCTTTGAGGAGGCCTGGCGGGCGGGGGAGCACCTGTCCACCTACGACCGGGTGGCCCGCATCTTCGCCCTGCTGGGGGCCCCCCACGACCCCGGCCTCATCGCCCTCACCGCGAGGAGGCTGGAGGAAAGCTCCCTCCTCGTGGACCTCACCCCCTTGCCGGGGGTTTCCGCCCTGAAGGAGCTCGCCAAGAGGTACCCGCTCGCCCTCGTCTCCGACACCGGCGTGACCCCGGGAAGGCTCCTCCGGGAGCACCTGAAAAGGCAGGGCCTGGACCTCTTCCAGGCCTATAGCTTCTCCGACGAGACCGGGTACGTGAAGCCCCGCCCGGAGGCCTTCCGGGTGGCCCTCGAGGCCCTGGGGGTGGCCCCGGAGGAGGCCCTCCACGTGGGGGACCTGCCCCACACGGACATCAAGGGGGCCTTCGGCGCGGGCTACCCCTGGGCGGTCCAGTACGTGGGCCTGAAGGAGGTGAACGGGGAGGTGAAGCCCACGGCCAAGGTGAAGGACCACCGCGAGCTCCTCCCCCTCCTCACGTGATGGAGACCCTGGCCCGCGAGCTCGGCATCCCCGAGGGGGAGTACCGGGAGATCCTGAGGCGCTTGGGCCGCGCCCCGAACCGGGTGGA harbors:
- a CDS encoding DUF5615 family PIN-like protein, with product MNLSPRWREALWWGEVGPPDEVLFAWARESGYIILTADLDFSRLLALTGSKGPSVILLRRSPRRPWSRFWRFGQALEEGAIGRHPPPSPLGAG
- the purC gene encoding phosphoribosylaminoimidazolesuccinocarboxamide synthase, producing MEKLYEGKAKILYPEGEHLRVYFKDEATAFNAQKRGVIPGKGVVNNKVSAALFRLLMAQGIPTHFLEELSDREMRVKRVEIIPLEVIVRYRAAGSFARRYGLEEGMPLRAPLVEFSLKNDALGDPLICKEAVLALGLATEEEVETLTRLALRTGEVLRAFFLERGLELVDFKLEFGRHGGEILLADEISPDTMRLWDLKTGEPMDKDRFRKDLGGVEEAYQEVLRRVLG
- a CDS encoding DUF433 domain-containing protein; the protein is MAALLRRLAHGERPEDLLRDYPQLTLEDIQEALAYAAWRLEEEAHALA
- the purQ gene encoding phosphoribosylformylglycinamidine synthase subunit PurQ, which encodes MRWAIVRFPGSNCDEDARFAFERAGMEAEFVWHTERELKGFDGVFLPGGFSYGDYLRAGALAAKSPIMEEVRRFAREGRYVIGVCNGFQVLTEAGLLPGALLANLNLHFTCKWVGVRVERNDLPFTRRYEKGQVLRLPIAHAEGRYYADPETLSRLEGEGLILFRYAPLKGEEDYNPNGSLLDIAGIVNEGGNVLGMMPHPERAVDEVLGGTDGLPLFLGLKEGR
- a CDS encoding HAD family hydrolase, coding for MKPKAITFDFWGTLFTEGPAFLEKVMPARYEILLDALSEAGHPAEEGEVREAYRQAALAFEEAWRAGEHLSTYDRVARIFALLGAPHDPGLIALTARRLEESSLLVDLTPLPGVSALKELAKRYPLALVSDTGVTPGRLLREHLKRQGLDLFQAYSFSDETGYVKPRPEAFRVALEALGVAPEEALHVGDLPHTDIKGAFGAGYPWAVQYVGLKEVNGEVKPTAKVKDHRELLPLLT
- the purS gene encoding phosphoribosylformylglycinamidine synthase subunit PurS; protein product: MRYQATILIELKEGILDPQGRAVEGVLKGLGHEVEAVRVGKVLEVVFPASGEAEAREKAQAMARLLANPVMETWTLEALKPL